A region of candidate division KSB1 bacterium DNA encodes the following proteins:
- a CDS encoding acyl-CoA dehydrogenase, whose translation MDYTEEQQMMRDTVREFAKNEIEPVAAEFDEKGEFPAENFKKMAELGFLGIPFPEEYGGAGMDTVSLALAIEEVAKVCGGTCLSMAAHISLCATPIYLFGTEEQKQKYLPPLAQGTSLGSFCLTEPGSGSDAGAAKTSALLEGDYYILNGNKAFVTNAGVADTFVVFAKTTPDEGTKGMSAFIVEKGFGGIVVGKKEDKLGVRASDTHPVSFENCRVPKENLLGKERDGFKQALITLDGGRIGIGAMAVGLAQGAMEKAAAYAQEREAFGKTISKFQAIGNMFADMATEIHAGRLMVHHAARLRDKGKPYTKEAAMAKLFASEAAMRATKNAIQIFGGYGFCMDYPVERYWRDAKLTVIGEGTSEVLRMVISREILKELA comes from the coding sequence ATGGATTACACGGAAGAACAACAGATGATGCGCGACACCGTTCGTGAGTTTGCAAAAAATGAAATCGAACCCGTAGCGGCCGAATTCGATGAAAAGGGTGAGTTCCCGGCGGAGAATTTTAAAAAGATGGCCGAACTTGGTTTTCTCGGCATTCCGTTTCCGGAAGAATATGGCGGCGCTGGAATGGATACCGTGAGTTTGGCGCTCGCGATTGAAGAAGTGGCAAAAGTCTGTGGCGGAACCTGCTTGTCCATGGCAGCACACATTTCACTTTGCGCGACTCCAATTTATTTGTTCGGAACCGAGGAGCAGAAGCAAAAATATCTTCCGCCGCTTGCACAAGGGACTTCGCTTGGCAGCTTTTGCCTGACCGAGCCCGGCTCCGGTTCTGATGCAGGCGCTGCTAAAACCAGTGCCCTGTTAGAAGGTGATTATTATATATTAAACGGTAATAAAGCTTTCGTAACCAATGCAGGAGTCGCTGACACATTTGTTGTGTTTGCGAAGACTACCCCCGACGAAGGCACCAAAGGCATGTCGGCATTTATCGTTGAAAAGGGATTCGGCGGCATAGTTGTTGGCAAGAAAGAAGATAAGCTCGGCGTTCGCGCTTCAGATACACATCCGGTTTCATTTGAAAACTGCAGAGTGCCAAAAGAAAATTTGCTCGGAAAAGAAAGGGATGGATTCAAGCAGGCACTCATCACATTAGACGGCGGTAGAATTGGGATAGGGGCCATGGCGGTCGGGCTAGCTCAGGGTGCCATGGAGAAAGCGGCCGCTTATGCACAAGAACGAGAGGCATTCGGAAAAACAATTTCAAAATTTCAGGCGATCGGTAATATGTTCGCAGATATGGCGACTGAGATTCACGCCGGACGACTGATGGTTCATCATGCCGCCAGATTGCGGGATAAGGGTAAGCCGTACACGAAAGAAGCAGCTATGGCGAAATTATTTGCTTCCGAAGCCGCTATGCGGGCAACCAAAAATGCTATCCAGATTTTTGGCGGTTATGGATTCTGTATGGACTATCCGGTTGAAAGATATTGGCGTGATGCCAAACTCACCGTGATAGGAGAAGGCACCTCGGAAGTTCTGCGCATGGTTATCTCAAGGGAGATTTTAAAAGAACTGGCATGA
- a CDS encoding enoyl-CoA hydratase/isomerase family protein, with the protein MKFQHLNYKIEDYIALLTIDRPPVNALNRELVAELGQAPEQIQNDVDEGTVRSVIITANGKYFCAGADLKERTDMPEEQVAPTVKNIGESMRKIAEISVPTIAAMQGSAFGGGFEVALAADIRVVVESAQLGLRETALAIIPGAGGTQRLTRLVGPSNAILWITSARLFTAKEALEQGAVNFVVTESELMAKALEIATEISKNGPLAVQQAKRSIYSGLDKSVSEGLELEFECYKNIIPTKDRIEGLTAFKEKREPKYEGK; encoded by the coding sequence ATTATAAAATTGAAGACTATATTGCTCTTTTAACTATCGACCGGCCGCCGGTTAATGCATTAAACCGTGAGCTGGTTGCCGAATTAGGTCAAGCCCCTGAGCAGATTCAAAACGACGTTGATGAGGGCACGGTTCGTTCGGTTATTATTACTGCAAATGGCAAGTATTTCTGCGCCGGCGCGGATTTAAAAGAACGCACGGATATGCCGGAAGAGCAGGTAGCGCCAACCGTAAAGAACATCGGCGAATCGATGAGGAAAATCGCTGAGATTTCTGTTCCAACGATTGCTGCAATGCAAGGGAGTGCGTTTGGCGGCGGCTTTGAAGTGGCGCTGGCGGCAGACATACGAGTTGTCGTCGAGTCAGCACAACTTGGTTTACGGGAGACAGCTTTAGCGATTATTCCTGGGGCAGGCGGAACCCAAAGATTGACTCGTTTAGTTGGCCCGAGTAATGCTATTTTGTGGATTACTTCGGCAAGACTTTTTACTGCAAAAGAAGCGCTTGAGCAGGGCGCGGTTAATTTCGTTGTCACCGAGTCCGAGCTGATGGCAAAAGCTCTGGAAATCGCGACTGAGATTTCCAAGAATGGACCTTTGGCTGTGCAGCAAGCAAAACGCTCTATTTATTCAGGGCTCGACAAAAGTGTGAGTGAAGGTCTGGAGCTTGAATTCGAATGCTATAAAAATATTATTCCGACCAAAGATAGAATTGAAGGTTTAACCGCGTTTAAAGAGAAACGCGAACCGAAATATGAAGGAAAGTAA